A single region of the Plutella xylostella chromosome 28, ilPluXylo3.1, whole genome shotgun sequence genome encodes:
- the LOC105395463 gene encoding uncharacterized protein LOC105395463, whose amino-acid sequence MKTPRKSSGGIMRKYYQLILVIVCCVSVVTLLIYRHEYYRLRYVLEVLNIFGKPGLSEIEFCGPGFNATLLTEILRNSSMEVREKPPLFQQIDENFYSYSSFLRSHQKYENLQPSEAHHIDTIVIGKANVLPQFRCNIWLENVRKPKPGKFAFKAMGEATKDYQLYVFHCSMPKNLGKPEAISFYINDYNINPIHAPIIKVIEVVTKIKPRLNSNIRFINNIEPAICVIPNQVPLVSKAAFIEFLVFHHMLGVHHFTIYDSTVSEDIIRRLNLIPPDITQWEIQFFPLNYPFIFSKSYEIVRKAVELDCLFRHFKMDREENSAASHAVVLSWDEFLVPRFHSNLKAVFDDSDPTRKVRSSKIKSLLFCLNQNDDDNAEVGYPEIIRKTHYFKLPEENKPIYVRNFDSMTSFDDIFNLESSTNVISVDIMAVHKYTECRDGKNFQASGSEYNETQMQVFQHKFEGAMLKYGPSLVNNKIYRLYKSGQIWEKHDNEDIREML is encoded by the coding sequence ATGAAGACTCCTCGAAAGTCTTCAGGGGGCATCATGCGCAAGTACTACCAGCTGATACTGGTGATCGTCTGCTGCGTCAGTGTCGTCACTCTCCTGATATATCGACATGAATACTACAGGTTACGATACGTACTCGAGGTACTCAACATCTTCGGAAAGCCCGGTCTTTCAGAAATTGAGTTCTGCGGACCCGGCTTCAACGCTACGCTGCTGACTGAAATACTAAGAAACTCCTCCATGGAGGTCAGAGAGAAGCCACCACTATTCCAACAGATAGATGAAAACTTCTACTCATACTCTTCATTTCTTAGATCACATCAGAAATATGAGAACCTTCAGCCATCTGAGGCGCATCACATTGATACCATTGTGATAGGAAAAGCGAATGTGCTGCCACAGTTTCGGTGCAATATTTGGCTTGAAAATGTAAGGAAACCGAAACCTGGCAAGTTTGCATTCAAAGCTATGGGGGAGGCAACTAAAGATTATCAGCTGTATGTGTTCCACTGTTCTATGCCAAAGAATCTTGGGAAGCCAGAAGCTATAAGCTTTTACATCAATGATTACAACATCAACCCTATTCACGCTCCCATCATCAAGGTAATAGAAGTTGTGACTAAAATAAAACCAAGACTGAACTCTAATATAAGGTTTATCAATAATATTGAACCAGCAATCTGTGTCATACCAAACCAAGTGCCGCTGGTGTCTAAAGCTGCATTTATAGAGTTCCTTGTGTTTCACCACATGCTTGGTGTGCACCACTTCACAATTTATGACAGTACTGTGTCAGAGGACATCATTCGAAGACTGAATTTGATTCCGCCAGATATAACTCAATGGGAAATTCAATTTTTCCCTCTCAATTACCCATTCATATTTTCAAAGTCTTATGAAATTGTTCGTAAAGCTGTTGAGCTAGACTGCCTCTTTAGACATTTCAAGATGGACAGAGAAGAGAATTCCGCAGCGAGCCATGCAGTGGTCCTCTCCTGGGATGAGTTCCTCGTTCCTCGGTTCCACAGCAACCTGAAAGCGGTGTTTGACGATTCAGACCCCACTCGGAAAGTCAGATCATCAAAAATCAAATCTCTGCTTTTCTGCTTGAACCAAAATGATGATGACAATGCAGAAGTAGGTTACCCAGAAATCATAAGAAAGACACATTATTTCAAGTTGCCTGAGGAAAACAAGCCAATTTATGTACGGAACTTTGATTCAATGACTTCTTTTGATGATATTTTCAATCTGGAATCAAGTACAAATGTAATTTCAGTTGATATAATGGCAGTTCATAAGTATACGGAGTGTAGGGACGGCAAGAACTTCCAGGCTAGCGGCTCCGAGTACAATGAGACGCAGATGCAGGTGTTCCAACACAAGTTTGAAGGAGCCATGCTCAAGTACGGCCCCAGTTTAGTCAATAACAAGATATACAGGCTGTACAAATCCGGACAAATATGGGAGAAGCATGACAATGAAGATATCAGGGAAATGTTGTGA